A single window of Corvus hawaiiensis isolate bCorHaw1 chromosome 22, bCorHaw1.pri.cur, whole genome shotgun sequence DNA harbors:
- the HTR6 gene encoding 5-hydroxytryptamine receptor 6 encodes MEGDLGAPNASVLGEHSLIVGSSWVAAFLCFIILLTTAGNFLLILLIVTQRSLRNTSNYFLVSLFMSDLMVGLVVMPPAMLNQLYGRWVLRGDFCSLWASFDVMCCSASILNLCVISLDRYLLITSPLRYKLRMTSCRALALILATWTLAALASFLPIKMGWHELEFEVRALNVTGRGDEDQCRLLVSLPYALVASCLTFFLPSAAISFTYCRILLAARKQAVQVASLTSNVATTDEATPQVPRAPSQPLAGSESRRFTNKHSKKALKASLTLGILLGMFFVAWLPFFITNVAQAVCGCVPAGFFDVLTWLGYCNSTMNPIIYPLFMRDFKRAMGKFLPCCRRSGEPRPSAISLSMRNSNSGPRAATSLKNVLTLQAETDSVDSGAPGSDPRLLPAPPGPGARSVSLWDAEPPDTELQLGTPVA; translated from the exons ATGGAGGGGGATCTGGGGGCCCCCAATGCCAGCGTGCTGGGGGAGCACTCCCTGATCgtgggcagcagctgggtggCCGCCTTCCTCTGCTTCATCATCCTGCTGACCACAGCGGGCaacttcctcctcatcctcctcatcgtCACCCAGCGCTCCCTCCGCAACACCTCCAACTACTTCCTGGTGTCCCTGTTCATGTCGGACCTGatggtggggctggtggtgaTGCCCCCGGCCATGCTCAACCAGCTCTACGGCCGCTGGGTGCTGCGGGGGGACTTCTGCTCCCTCTGGGCCTCCTTCGACGTCATGTGCTGCAGTGCCTCCATCCTCAACCTCTGCGTCATCAGCCTGGACCGCTACCTGCTCATCACGTCCCCGCTCAGGTACAAGCTGCGCATGACGTCCTGCAGGGCCCTGGCGCTCATCCTGGCCACCTGGACCTTGGCCGCGCTGGCCTCCTTCCTGCCCATCAAGATGGGGTGGCACGAGCTGGAGTTCGAGGTGCGGGCCCTGAACGTCACCGGCCGTGGGGACGAGGACCAGTGCCGGCTGCTGGTCAGTCTGCCCTACGCCCTGGTGGCCTCCTGCCTCACCTTCTTCCTGCCGTCCGCCGCCATCTCCTTCACCTACTGCCGCATCCTGCTGGCCGCGCGCAAGCAGGCGGTTCAGGTGGCTTCCCTCACCTCCAACGTGGCCACCACCGACGAGGCCACGCCGCAG GTTCCACGCGCCCCGAGCCAGCCCCTGGCTGGCAGCGAGAGCAGGAGGTTCACCAACAAGCACAGCAAGAAGGCTCTGAAGGCCAGCCTGACCCTGGGAATCCTCCTGGGCATGTTCTTCGTGGCCTGGCTGCCCTTCTTCATCACCAATGTGGCACAG GCAGTTTGCGGCTGTGTCCCGGCCGGATTCTTCGACGTGCTCACCTGGCTGGGCTACTGCAACAGCACCATGAACCCCATCATCTACCCGCTCTTCATGAGGGACTTCAAGAGAGCCATGGGCAagttcctgccctgctgccgGCGCTCCGGGGAGCCCCGGCCCAGCGCCATCTCCCTGTCCATGAGGAATTCCAACAGCGGCCCCCGCGCTGCCACGTCCCTCAAGAACGTCCTCACCCTGCAGGCTGAGACCGACTCTGTCGACTCCGGGGCACCGGGGAGTGACCCCCGgctgctcccggccccgccgggccccggcGCCCGCTCCGTCAGCCTTTGGGATGCGGAGCCCCCGGACACGGAGCTGCAGCTCGGCACCCCCGTGGCCTGA